In Tachysurus fulvidraco isolate hzauxx_2018 chromosome 11, HZAU_PFXX_2.0, whole genome shotgun sequence, one DNA window encodes the following:
- the LOC113649421 gene encoding olfactory receptor-like protein OLF3 encodes MVQNVSGNNINEFVFTGFDTLENPVSVGIAILAVYILVMLANLANIYVIVIDKRLHQPMYVFICNLAIVDMLYCTSSCPTMIAILIVGFKTISYAPCIIQMYGFGLGYVMEVFTISVMAFDRLVAIIKPLHYHSILTNARSVVLTFLLWILGSLATAIVPGSAVPLPLCSSTIKYVFCDYAAVVRTTCVDPNPYFNLMSSFTFVLMCGTFSFICLTYLKIVIVVVKMTSKSSKKKVFHTCLSHLFVIICCYVPTVIVVVLTRFGVALSLNERNGLRVGTILGPSLFNPFIYCFRTKEIRNKILRIVSKVEPTK; translated from the coding sequence TTCAGGAAATAATATCAATGAATTTGTATTTACAGGATTTGACACGTTAGAAAACCCGGTGTCTGTTGGTATTGCCATACTTGCTGTATACATTCTTGTAATGCTTGCTAACCTTGCAAACATATATGTTATTGTCATTGATAAACGTCTACACCAGCCAATGTATGTCTTCATCTGCAATTTAGCAATAGTAGACATGCTCTATTGTACAAGTTCATGTCCAACTATGATAGCCATCCTTATAGTTGGCTTTAAAACCATTTCTTATGCACCATGCATTATTCAGATGTATGGTTTTGGTTTGGGTTATGTCATGGAAGTGTTCACTATTTCTGTCATGGCTTTTGACCGATTAGTTGCCATAATCAAGCCACTGCACTACCATTCCATTCTGACAAATGCACGTTCTGTTGTTCTCACTTTTTTGCTGTGGATTCTGGGATCTCTTGCAACAGCAATTGTGCCTGGTTCTGCGGTTCCTTTACCATTATGCTCCTCAactataaaatatgttttttgtgaTTATGCAGCTGTTGTCAGAACGACTTGTGTAGATCCAAATCcgtattttaatttaatgtcaAGTTTTACCTTTGTCTTGATGTGTGGAACATTCAGTTTCATTTGTTTAACCTATCTTAAGatagttattgttgttgttaaaatgaCCTCTAAAAGCAGCAAGAAAAAAGTATTTCATACTTGCTTAAGTCATTTATTTGTGATAATCTGCTGTTATGTACCTACAGTTATTGTGGTAGTTCTGACCAGGTTTGGGGTAGCCTTATCACTTAATGAAAGAAATGGTCTGAGGGTTGGGACAATTCTTGGTCCTTCTTTATTTAATccttttatatattgttttagaACTAAAGAGATtcgaaataaaatattaagaatTGTGTCAAAAGTTGAACcaactaaataa